The genomic interval CTTTTCTCAATctacatattattttataatataatatgcctACCCTAAAACACTTACTGTGGTATATCCCCTTGTATTGTAGGCATAGAAAGACGTCTCATTGgtaataaatactattatagactattttaattatttttacaatgattttcAAAGAGAACACATTCACAAGCTTAATTGTTGCAACCAGAGCCTgtaaaatgaattgaaaaaaaaaattatatacattaggcctaaataaacattcatcccttatatatacataacaaatattgaccAGAACCAATTACagagtttaaaaaattgttcaataaatgttaaattgggAAACGTCGAAAATGTATCTAGCCAgaacatataggcctaactcCCGACAGAAGTAAAACGTGAACACAACCGCAAAAGCGTATCAGAGACGCTCCATACCGAATACCGGATGTTGATGTTTATCGGaaccaaaataaaatgtgatcaATTTTACCATATTGAACACAAGACTATCGGGTCCTGCGCTAAGACGATCAGGCCCAACGAATGAGACGATCAGGACCAACATGATTCCTAACACATGAGACGATCGGCCCAATGCTGACGATCATGACCACATTTTCTGGGCCTGATCGtcttgggcccgatcgtctgaCAACCACACTGTACGGGTACaggtcaactcggccctaaaccgtctagGACAAAGTCACGTCGgcccaaagtcaagtcggccccaagtcaactcggcttCACGTCATCCCGGCCTCAAGCCAACTCGGCCAAATACTAATCAGTGCTAATCAAGTGCTAATACTTATTAGCTAATACTTATATTCatcgtattatttattctactcaggtacaaaacatatctcgaaattgttaacaattttgacaataaagttatcttgtatcttgtatcttgtatactaatagttaatattataatggaTGGCAGGATTAGTAAGGTTAGGCCTACACATAGGGCCTAAGCCTAGACAAAATATAACGGaaaattcaatataatttataatacactCGGTCGTTTTtcatttaattgatatttaataaatattaatattagttgTGATGTTATTGAATGTTAGTCTCAATAGGTATGTGTTTGTTATGTACTGTAGATCTACAGTAGGCCCTAGGCCTGTATTTTTTGATACAAGGATTTTCCCAGAATAAATCGAAATATTCTTGGATATAGATAGATATTATTAgattacagtaaaataaaaatgtttataaaaaataatatatttaaaattattttattattttatcaattcgcttcgaaaaaacctgaaaaaatgacaattctgtgggtatcggtgtctggatctcaatggagattaaaaaaaaaaaagcgaaacctaaatcaaaataaaggaataacaaaaattaaacaaaagagGCACAAGCTGGTGAATAGAGGGTGGAGAAAGTAAtggtagaaaacaaagaagatagcttggtagatatcaacaattttgaaatagaactttaaaaaaacaacttaaatagTGGTTAATATTGAGACTTAAATTTAGGTAccggtagtcaatggaataattttaccgatttgGGAGGATGTTtttaatgttaagtccaaaaggttttgtggttatagtacagtaattcccagtggttttctttgtctttgcgagtgttgtcgctccatttgacatcgtggtctatcgtaataactctgaaatttgcaatcgagtgaccagctgaattaaaatgttcggctacaggttgatcaagctttgatgttttgatagctgatctatgtTGTGTTATTCTCATACGGagcatgttttttgtttctccaaCATACTGTttaccacaaatattacagtataagagataaatgacgtttttggttagacattaattgattgtcttatccaaAAAATGCGGCCTGTTTGGTTACTcttaaatttttcagtagagtcaaccaatgaacaagctTTGCAGGATTTGCCACAAAGGTGACTTCCCAAATTTTGGCTGTCGTGAGAGttataatttcaattttaaatttggatctatcacgaaggttgggaggtctacaAAATGCCATTATGGGTGatccggaaaaacagtcctgagacgttctgtggactgtagaatgggcatatgtttctcaataatagcccgtaatggaCCTAGGGTGataggttgtgaccaatggcactctggtcGAATTTGTCTGACGTGGTTTGTACGTCGGAGTTTAGCAGTgaggaatatcttttgctttctttattgCAGTTTTGATGTATTCCTTCTTTTAATTTCGAGACaagatgtccggttagttcttctgtacgattctgaaaatctaaatctgaagaacagatagtctgatacgtaatgcttgactgtatggtatgtttttagtacagtgtcgGGGATGACAAACTGATAGGTAgtaggtacatatttttatccgtgggtttatggaataggtcagttttgagtgtaccattctctatggtcactatagtgtccaaaAAGTCAACGCTACTAGTAGATTTAGTAGCTGTAAATTTGATAATTGGGTGGGCTGAATTAATATTCAGAAGAAAGGAGCCCAGATTATCTTCACCATGGGTCCAGATTATGAAGATGTCGTCAATGTATCTAAACCAAACAAGTGGTATATTAGGTTGGAGGGACAGAAAATTGGCCTCAAATTGtcccataaataaatttgcaaaagatgGCGCCATTTTTGTGCCCATCGCTGTGTCATGATTTTGGAGGTAATGGTCATTGCCAAAAATAAGAAATGTTGAATTcgtttgtaatttaaaatgcaTGCGTTGGCTCTTTCTTCGTGAGGGATATTAGTATACAACATTGAAGCATCTAATGTAGCCAGAACAGTATTATtaggtaaattttgaatttggttaattttgcgGATAAAGTCCGTGGAGTCCTGAATGTATGAAGGCAGATCAATCACATATGATCTAAGTAAATCATCCACATATTCAGAAATTTTCTCTGTAGCATTGCCAATGCCTGAAATTATGGGTTTACCAGGATTGCCTGCTTTGTGgatttttggtaaaaaataaaatctgccTAGAACTGGATTGACCTGTGCCAAATGAGGTCCAATCTTGGGAtcgatggagtgtttttttACCATCATAGAAACACATTTAGCTACCTTAATATCTGCAATTTCAGGGGTGGGATCCATTGTAAGTTTACGGTAATATGAAATTGTTTAGCTGTCTTAGAAACTCTACTTCATAAAACAACGGTATTTAGGTTTCCACGAACGctttggtttaaatttgttaagTTGACAAGCATTTTTGAAAAGGACAGCGTTCCTACGAGAATGCATGTCATCATCTGCGAATGGAATACCAGATGTGACATGAAATTTGAGTCCTTTAGGGGGCCGAATGTTTAGAACGGTGTTTAAGAAAAGTacataaatgatgatgataccTGACACGTTTCTCAGACAGTCGACGTAGAATTTacgtttatatttataaatacgaaggcaaattactgaaaatgatgacaatgctgtgggtatcggtggctggatctcaatggagatacaaaattaaataaacaaaaagctaaatcaaaacgataaggtAATACAGCCAGAAAAAGTAGCAGAGCTTTcgagcaacactagcccttcatcatatGTGGCACGGACAAGTAAACCAGTCGCTTGTCGGTAATCCCCGAACTGAGATACAGCCTAGAATAccataaatcttctaattgGAACCCTGGGCTATTATTCAACATTATCTCCTTATTctcaaaatacggctgcatcataaacGACCAGTCttcataatgtcattttgtcaatagtttttgtgactctaatattaaccccatgggttactattagagtagtgggttattattatagatagacttataaggtgggttactattagaaggggggttactattagagtgtgggctactattagaagatttatgATAGGCAAAATTatgttgacaaaaaaaaactgaCTACTGGTTCCTATACAAAAACTAACCACGTCATGCGCGCGGTAAGGTAACCATGATTAGTTACAATCAGTTCCAGCGTCCTTTAAAGTGTCTTTTCGAAATGTATCTAGCGCATACAAAATAGCCTGACAGAAATAAGATACTCCATACAGAATACTGAATGTTGATTTTATCGGGACTAAAATAAAACGCTATCGATTTTATTTGTCACCATTCGAACACAAGCGGGCCCTTTGCAAACTCCCTCTTTTCAAACTCGTCCCAACACAGTCACCCCTTTCAAACTTTCCCTATGCAAAGTGGCCCTATTCAAACACGTCTCTTCGCAAGGTTGCCCTTATACTAGCCTAGTGGTGGGTTGAATTTGTATGGCATGCTCTTGCCGTTTGTTGTATAGTCTCAACTGTCTTTTGAAATGATGTGACGAAGGGGCAGCTTTGAAGAGGAGGATTGTGTTGGGAAAACATAGACATATTTTCACTCTTTATTCAGTGAATCCCTCTGGtacacaacattttttttaaaacttattgtttttctttagttTGTTGGTGTTGATTTATTGAATGAAGTTTAAATTGATGAACCATGATGACTGTTTGGCCTCTATTACTGGACATGGACAGAGATTACTGCAAGAAAGTGTTGCGTCGTTTAGAGTTAGAGGCCTATGCAGGTGTTGTCAGTGCTTTTCGTGCCCAAGGAACTTTaacaaaagagaaaagaaaactTCTGACAGAAGTTGCTACTGTGCTCaggtattatttatttatgatttgaTGTCTTATTTCAGGCCGGTAGCCAGGTTTTATGGTTCAGGCGAACCCACCTTCatagcgaaccccccttaaccgactgggaacccccatccccgataTGCCCAATACCCTCAAATATCTCAAACTGATAAAATTAGGGTGTTCTATTTTTAGGTATATCTCTATCTCTATTTCTGTAATTGTGTCAATTGAGAGCAGAGGACTCGTTCTTCGCTTAGCActttttttgtgcactttgtgacaaaagcaccaaactTGGCAGAAACCTTCTTTAGGACCTAACAATTCTAGAAGGGGGTGCCCAAATATTTGAACAATTGACGTCATTTTAACTTCATGAAAAATTGTaagaaatcaaataaatatggcAAGTTTGGTATCAGATTAAAGCTTATGACATGTAAAATACAACTATCATAATAGTATAATTAACACAAGCATGTGAAATATTTTGAACAATGTAATGACATCATAACAATATAAACTCGGGTAATAAATAAGTTTGTattgtaaacaattttaaaagtcATACATTTTTCAAGTTTGGcatcaaattaaagcttatgATTATATAAGTTGCATGAACACACTGAAAACAATATAATGATGTCATTGCAACCACACCAATTTTTATGTAACTATGCACAAGGGCAGCTTTTTACATTCACACTTTAGTAATTCTCTACAGACTTTGGATGCCTCAGGTAGTTTCCAAACTGGCCTCCACATAGGACTACTGTAAATTAAAGCAGGGGTCCCAAGTTCAAAAAGTTAATTCGCAGGAGATTTTTTCGTATGGTGGCGctattgctcccaaacccttcccaccATGCATCGCTCACGCTATTTGCGATATATAAACCTTATGCGAGGCATATTTTGGGCCGGCGTTGTTGCATGCTTTTCatcgattttttaaataaacaagttCGTTCATCGCCTaataattgcaaaataatataaacaggGAGTGCCTTGTTCTTGTCTTTATTATTGTCTCGCGTTTTGATTTTTTAACCAAGGCGCCAAGCCTTTCCAACAATgtgtactaggctaggcctacctcatGAAAAGCTAAACACAATACTTTGGATCTGAGGATTTAACAAGAAAATTACACAGGTTTATACCCAATTTGGTAACAAACAAAAGTGTAATTTTCTTCTCTGCTACAGTTGAGTTCTGTTTGGTTTgcttatttgttaaaatattttttacactATAATTTATGTTGTAAATTGTTTGCTATGAAACCTACGCTAATTAACTGTTTATACAATAATGTAAGTAATTA from Antedon mediterranea chromosome 5, ecAntMedi1.1, whole genome shotgun sequence carries:
- the LOC140049761 gene encoding uncharacterized protein; this translates as MDPTPEIADIKVAKCVSMMVKKHSIDPKIGPHLAQVNPVLGRFYFLPKIHKAGNPGKPIISGIGNATEKISEYVDDLLRSYVIDLPSYIQDSTDFIRKINQIQNLPNNTVLATLDASMLYTNIPHEERANACILNYKRIQHFLFLANFLSLQPNIPLVWFRYIDDIFIIWTHGEDNLGSFLLNINSAHPIIKFTATKSTSSVDFLDTIVTIENGTLKTDLFHKPTDKNMYLLPISLSSPTLY